One genomic window of Candidatus Kuenenia stuttgartiensis includes the following:
- a CDS encoding IS66-like element ISCku7 family transposase has protein sequence MTRDEAIAILEMDREDAIQAILILAEKAEKYDRLCDKPGPTTPSGSIPPYLKPTKKKRKRPCGRKKGHKGVCRKRPETVTAYQTHSMESCPDCHQPLQKPVRTYKRYIEDIPRLDPVVTEHTVHGYWCACCKKIVQPKVTDALHGARLGLRLVVFTAWLHYLIGISVNNIVKMLSVFFNLQISAGGLTQAWKSLATLLEPQYNEIGQKVSASAVLYADETGWRLNGKTHWLWCFTTQKLCYYLITPSRGSPVIKKLLGILFGGILICDFLGAYNKISALAKQRCFYHLFTELVKVDAHNHSAAWKAFRKKLSRLLKDAIRLSEKKNQISLVCFLRLKKRLYRRLEQFLATPCQDKDVQRLTKRLKRHKQELFTFLEHEGVSPYNNHAEQQMRKPVLTRKVSQQNRSVQGANTQAILMTLLRSAELQGDNPVENLLAYAKKALLTKTTSGLTYNIAC, from the coding sequence GTGACCAGGGATGAAGCCATAGCTATTTTGGAGATGGACAGAGAGGATGCGATTCAAGCCATCCTGATACTGGCGGAGAAAGCAGAAAAATATGACCGGCTTTGCGATAAACCGGGTCCGACTACCCCTTCCGGTTCGATACCGCCCTATCTAAAGCCCACAAAGAAAAAGAGAAAACGGCCTTGTGGCAGGAAAAAGGGACATAAGGGAGTTTGCCGGAAACGACCTGAAACAGTAACTGCCTATCAAACGCATTCCATGGAGAGTTGCCCTGATTGCCACCAGCCATTACAAAAACCGGTAAGAACTTATAAGCGATACATCGAAGATATTCCACGCCTTGACCCTGTTGTGACGGAACATACAGTTCATGGTTACTGGTGTGCTTGTTGCAAAAAGATAGTTCAACCCAAGGTCACAGATGCGTTGCATGGCGCCCGACTAGGATTGCGCCTTGTTGTCTTTACCGCATGGCTTCACTACTTAATCGGTATCAGTGTAAACAACATCGTAAAGATGCTTTCCGTATTTTTCAACCTTCAAATAAGCGCCGGCGGTCTAACCCAGGCATGGAAATCCCTTGCAACACTCCTGGAGCCACAGTATAACGAGATTGGCCAAAAAGTCTCCGCAAGCGCTGTCTTATATGCAGATGAAACCGGATGGAGGTTGAATGGAAAAACCCATTGGCTATGGTGTTTTACAACACAAAAACTCTGCTACTATCTCATAACACCAAGTCGGGGGTCTCCTGTCATAAAAAAACTCTTGGGCATTCTATTTGGTGGTATCCTGATCTGTGACTTTCTGGGCGCTTACAACAAGATAAGCGCACTGGCAAAGCAGCGGTGTTTCTATCATCTGTTCACGGAACTCGTGAAAGTAGATGCCCACAACCATTCTGCCGCATGGAAAGCTTTCCGGAAAAAACTCTCCCGGTTGCTCAAGGATGCCATCCGGTTATCAGAGAAAAAGAACCAGATAAGCCTGGTATGCTTTCTTCGGCTAAAAAAAAGATTGTATCGCAGGCTTGAACAGTTTTTGGCAACGCCTTGTCAGGATAAAGACGTACAAAGATTGACCAAACGCCTGAAGCGCCATAAACAGGAACTCTTTACGTTCCTGGAACATGAAGGTGTGAGTCCCTATAATAATCATGCCGAGCAACAGATGCGAAAGCCAGTATTGACCCGAAAGGTATCACAACAGAATCGTTCTGTTCAGGGCGCCAATACCCAGGCTATCCTTATGACGTTGCTTCGCTCTGCAGAATTGCAAGGAGACAACCCCGTGGAAAACCTTCTGGCATACGCCAAAAAAGCTCTTTTAACAAAAACCACTTCCGGCTTAACTTATAATATCGCTTGTTAA
- a CDS encoding Druantia anti-phage system protein DruA encodes MKPIIFQYRSRKLHADDIAFIKALIEQHFLRGRTYISCELCKHWNWVQPNGKHKEYAARDLLLRLEEQGLITLPPRIRAKNNLKPKVFVQTPLFVRRPLEGKITEYENLTIHVVKDPQERYLWEYLFQHYHYLGNPRLVGEHLRHIVRIGNQVVACLGWASAAWKVKDRDRFIEWDETTKRTHLHLIANNVRFLILPWVKIKHLASKVLSLALRRLSDDWNTVYGHPVYLAETFVDTARFKGTCYQAANWIRAGKTKGSAKRGNRYLYHGQPKDLYLYPLQKNFRRFLDCDQG; translated from the coding sequence ATGAAGCCTATCATATTCCAATACCGTTCACGAAAACTGCATGCGGACGATATCGCCTTTATAAAGGCGCTCATCGAGCAGCATTTTCTCAGAGGTCGGACTTATATTTCCTGCGAACTATGCAAGCATTGGAACTGGGTGCAGCCCAATGGCAAACATAAAGAATACGCAGCACGAGACCTCCTTTTGAGATTAGAAGAACAGGGATTGATAACGCTTCCTCCACGTATACGGGCCAAAAACAATCTGAAACCCAAGGTCTTTGTCCAGACACCCCTTTTCGTCAGGAGACCACTAGAAGGTAAAATCACAGAGTATGAAAACCTGACAATCCATGTGGTAAAAGACCCTCAGGAAAGATATCTCTGGGAGTATCTCTTCCAACACTATCACTACCTCGGCAATCCCCGGCTTGTTGGCGAACACCTCAGACACATCGTACGTATAGGCAATCAGGTTGTTGCCTGCCTGGGGTGGGCAAGCGCCGCATGGAAAGTCAAAGACCGTGATCGTTTCATTGAATGGGATGAGACGACTAAACGTACACACTTACATTTGATTGCAAATAACGTACGATTTCTCATTCTACCATGGGTTAAGATCAAACACCTTGCATCCAAGGTATTGTCACTTGCCCTCAGACGTCTGTCAGATGACTGGAATACCGTTTACGGCCATCCCGTTTATTTAGCCGAAACCTTTGTTGATACCGCGCGGTTTAAGGGTACCTGCTATCAGGCGGCCAATTGGATTCGTGCTGGCAAAACCAAAGGGAGCGCAAAACGGGGCAATCGCTATCTGTATCATGGCCAACCTAAGGATCTCTACCTCTACCCTCTTCAAAAAAACTTTCGGAGGTTTCTTGACTGTGACCAGGGATGA
- a CDS encoding multiheme c-type cytochrome, with amino-acid sequence MSAPIPVKTFMYLQTSLIVISCLLFFPGCATQNEHTNVPTLEVVKPKEEKNVAVEESLHCISCHKKSNVAHHLNVEWQTNKHAVMNVGCKDCHAVSPEFDKTEKESFQKKETSCSDKGVQRMVSPQICGRCHMKQYNEFMQSSHSSSWDSVVDFQKNVPFSSDNLLTSCESCHTIQFKCNSCHTQHVTGQSHIKSPAVCGVCHTGSDHPQYEIYMNSKHGLVSSAIRSAKEGYSKSAYLSSPVCVTCHMPDGTHDTRFRLSGKMGGKSPYSEKEEEKGFNKEDSWKEKNDMLVLCNKCHSPAFSKDALVSAKNAQKVFNTVVKEAEGLVLALDREKLLLPELTIPLNSSYPEHAYFTGEYPLHSTVSKAEGIFIRLTKRHAAIAGKALHHMNVNYAYSHCWPEMLNDLRALKNEANNLRQEAEINRKMKIKLR; translated from the coding sequence ATGTCTGCTCCAATCCCTGTTAAAACTTTTATGTATTTGCAAACATCCCTCATTGTTATTTCCTGTTTGCTCTTCTTTCCGGGCTGTGCCACACAGAATGAACATACAAATGTTCCAACCCTTGAAGTGGTTAAACCAAAAGAAGAAAAAAACGTTGCCGTGGAAGAGTCGTTACACTGCATCTCATGTCATAAAAAATCCAACGTTGCTCATCATCTGAATGTCGAATGGCAAACTAACAAACACGCCGTAATGAATGTCGGCTGCAAGGACTGTCACGCTGTTTCTCCTGAATTTGACAAAACAGAAAAAGAGTCATTTCAAAAAAAAGAAACCAGTTGTTCTGACAAAGGCGTTCAACGTATGGTATCTCCACAGATTTGTGGACGCTGTCACATGAAACAATACAATGAGTTCATGCAAAGCAGCCACTCATCCAGTTGGGATTCAGTGGTTGATTTCCAAAAAAATGTTCCATTCTCGTCAGACAATCTTTTAACTTCCTGCGAATCATGTCATACTATACAATTTAAATGCAATTCATGCCATACACAGCATGTAACCGGCCAGTCTCACATAAAATCTCCCGCTGTTTGTGGCGTCTGCCACACCGGTTCTGATCATCCGCAGTATGAAATCTATATGAATTCTAAGCATGGTTTGGTGAGTTCCGCTATTCGATCTGCAAAAGAGGGCTATTCCAAATCCGCTTACTTATCATCACCCGTTTGTGTAACGTGCCATATGCCTGACGGCACACATGATACACGCTTCAGACTATCCGGCAAAATGGGCGGTAAATCACCCTATTCAGAGAAAGAAGAAGAGAAAGGCTTCAATAAAGAAGATTCATGGAAAGAGAAAAATGATATGTTGGTGCTATGCAATAAATGCCACTCCCCAGCTTTTTCAAAAGATGCGCTGGTGAGCGCAAAAAATGCGCAAAAGGTATTTAATACGGTAGTAAAAGAGGCAGAAGGGTTAGTGTTGGCGCTTGACAGGGAGAAACTACTCTTACCTGAATTGACAATACCGCTAAATAGCAGTTATCCTGAGCATGCATATTTTACAGGAGAATACCCCTTGCACAGCACTGTTTCAAAGGCGGAAGGTATTTTTATACGTCTGACAAAACGCCATGCGGCTATTGCCGGAAAAGCGCTTCATCATATGAATGTAAATTATGCGTATTCTCATTGTTGGCCGGAAATGTTAAATGATTTACGAGCGTTAAAAAATGAGGCAAATAATCTACGGCAGGAAGCGGAAATTAATCGAAAAATGAAGATCAAGCTCAGGTAG
- a CDS encoding cyclase family protein yields MKMVFIPLFTCIALSCITSDISAGILEKVMDGKASIIDLTYPLNEKNAHWPVGAYEPFKYEVIASLRKDKVFSGKYSTPEHLGTHIDAPNHFEPNQSSVDQIPFEQLVGPAIVINIQEKVKRNQDYTLSAEDILHWEKEHGTIPHGAIVLLYTGWSKRWDNNEQYKNMDNCNRMHFPGYSKEAALFLIQQREIKGIGIDTLSGDCGMCSDFQVHHIINGAGKYILENVANLDKLPPKGIILILAPIKIEGGSGGQCRMWALLSE; encoded by the coding sequence ATGAAAATGGTTTTCATACCCCTTTTTACCTGCATTGCATTGTCCTGCATTACATCAGACATATCCGCAGGGATTCTGGAGAAGGTGATGGACGGCAAGGCATCAATTATCGATTTAACTTATCCACTAAACGAAAAAAATGCGCACTGGCCTGTAGGGGCATATGAACCATTCAAATATGAAGTAATCGCTTCATTAAGAAAAGACAAGGTCTTTTCGGGAAAATACAGCACACCGGAACATTTAGGCACACATATTGACGCACCAAATCATTTTGAGCCGAATCAATCTTCCGTAGACCAAATACCATTCGAACAATTAGTCGGCCCCGCCATTGTGATTAACATACAGGAAAAGGTAAAAAGAAACCAGGATTACACACTGTCTGCCGAAGATATACTGCACTGGGAAAAAGAACACGGCACAATTCCTCATGGGGCCATTGTTTTGCTTTATACCGGATGGAGCAAGCGATGGGATAATAATGAACAATACAAAAATATGGACAACTGCAACAGGATGCATTTCCCCGGCTATTCTAAAGAAGCGGCGCTTTTTTTAATACAGCAAAGAGAAATAAAGGGCATTGGCATTGATACCTTAAGCGGAGATTGCGGCATGTGTTCAGACTTTCAGGTGCATCATATAATAAATGGCGCAGGCAAGTACATACTTGAAAATGTAGCAAACCTCGACAAATTGCCGCCAAAAGGCATCATACTTATCCTCGCACCGATTAAAATAGAGGGAGGTTCGGGAGGACAATGCCGGATGTGGGCATTGTTGTCTGAATAA
- a CDS encoding DUF1573 domain-containing protein, which produces MRKMAMYGFVLLLALVVGNAIDGIADDKIQGDGRLKNAESIAPAIQFDAYTHDFGKIYSGEKVIHKFKFKNHGDGELIIDKVKSACGCTAALSTKKNIKKNEEGEIEVKFNSGKYVGKIAKSIFVHSNDPVNPKVKLVIEMNIIEEVSVTPKRINFGVIRMGSPCSVNLEIKTLPGSRIKILNVETNFPYIKLKDKEKSGDVWNYEVALRGVEELGKFNGFIFVHTNSEKKPKIDIPFNGEVIGDITYYPNKLSFGTVRKNREVKKTVIVTLVDKSVEIEKIEIEPAFMTYNISPLNDDSRVISVHMNQGDFTGTVNGSLLIYSNSSLQPEICIPISATIND; this is translated from the coding sequence ATGCGTAAAATGGCAATGTATGGTTTTGTATTATTATTGGCGCTTGTTGTGGGAAATGCTATTGATGGAATTGCAGATGATAAGATACAGGGTGATGGCAGATTAAAAAATGCTGAAAGCATTGCTCCGGCTATACAATTTGATGCATATACCCATGATTTTGGGAAGATTTATAGTGGTGAAAAAGTTATCCATAAATTTAAATTCAAAAATCATGGCGACGGTGAATTGATAATCGATAAGGTGAAATCTGCATGCGGTTGTACGGCGGCATTAAGTACAAAGAAAAATATCAAAAAAAATGAAGAGGGAGAAATCGAGGTAAAATTCAATTCCGGCAAGTACGTTGGTAAAATAGCAAAATCAATATTTGTGCATTCAAATGACCCCGTTAATCCAAAGGTTAAATTGGTCATTGAAATGAATATAATTGAAGAAGTAAGCGTTACTCCTAAGCGAATTAATTTTGGCGTCATCAGAATGGGTAGTCCTTGTTCAGTAAATCTCGAAATAAAAACATTACCCGGTTCAAGGATAAAAATATTGAATGTTGAAACAAATTTTCCCTATATAAAACTAAAGGATAAAGAGAAAAGTGGAGATGTTTGGAATTATGAGGTTGCGTTAAGAGGTGTTGAAGAGCTTGGAAAGTTTAACGGTTTTATTTTTGTTCATACAAATAGCGAAAAGAAACCAAAGATTGATATCCCTTTTAACGGCGAGGTGATAGGTGATATTACGTATTACCCGAATAAACTGTCCTTTGGAACAGTCAGGAAAAACCGGGAAGTTAAAAAAACGGTTATTGTTACCTTAGTGGATAAAAGTGTAGAAATTGAAAAAATAGAAATAGAGCCTGCATTTATGACATATAATATTTCTCCGCTGAATGATGATAGCCGGGTAATCAGTGTGCATATGAATCAGGGAGATTTTACCGGAACGGTAAACGGCAGTTTGTTGATCTATTCGAATAGCTCTCTTCAGCCTGAGATTTGTATCCCTATTTCGGCGACAATAAATGATTGA
- a CDS encoding multiheme c-type cytochrome, translated as MKKYYNAIFLLVFISLIAKTGSSSDRFVLIFFGEEQGALAPCGCFEGQLGGISRRDTLLKDYETQGISAIAVSTGDLIKSPERQEEIKMEYLLAAMKEMGCILHNLGEKDFEIGLQALSFASQTNTIDFLCGNIEINSPFPLKYKKYLLKELPGFNIPLKIAFLSIISESLIKGHLLDFIRVYDPVQSLTPVINQIKGKADLIVLISHAPMEESVEIAETFPEIGLVITGHGIEDPIESLMYVNNTPLLSHGTRGRYVAVADYVVKSGSIRNTSVDIVPLDDKYAASEKMQVLLKQYQQTLKEEDLLSNLPKLPLEDGNFYIGSLACGTCHKKIHAHWSNTSHQKAYTTLSDSGQQYDPECIRCHTVGFGYVSGFANYDTNRNLAHVGCESCHGAGGNHIKNITDSYGKVNENRCLECHNFDHSPKFQYPKYWEKIKHPKEIPEGMPENTHGG; from the coding sequence ATGAAAAAATATTATAACGCCATATTTCTCCTTGTTTTCATTTCTCTGATCGCAAAAACCGGCAGTTCTTCCGATAGATTCGTTTTAATATTTTTCGGTGAAGAGCAAGGCGCCCTTGCCCCCTGCGGTTGTTTTGAGGGTCAATTGGGCGGTATCTCGCGAAGGGATACGCTTTTAAAGGATTACGAAACACAAGGCATTTCTGCGATAGCGGTAAGTACGGGCGATCTTATTAAGAGTCCTGAACGCCAGGAAGAGATTAAAATGGAATATTTGCTTGCTGCAATGAAAGAGATGGGGTGTATATTACACAATCTTGGCGAGAAAGATTTTGAAATTGGCCTGCAGGCTCTGAGTTTTGCTTCGCAAACAAATACGATAGACTTTCTTTGCGGCAATATTGAAATAAATTCGCCGTTCCCTTTAAAGTATAAAAAATACCTGTTAAAAGAATTGCCAGGATTCAACATTCCGTTAAAAATCGCATTTTTAAGCATTATTTCAGAGTCGCTGATCAAAGGGCATTTATTGGATTTTATAAGGGTATATGATCCTGTTCAATCATTAACGCCGGTAATAAACCAGATAAAAGGGAAAGCAGATCTTATCGTGCTTATATCGCACGCACCCATGGAGGAATCTGTTGAAATTGCCGAAACATTCCCGGAAATTGGATTAGTAATTACCGGACATGGTATCGAAGACCCAATAGAATCGTTAATGTATGTAAATAATACCCCTCTTCTCTCACATGGAACAAGGGGGAGATACGTAGCGGTTGCTGACTATGTTGTGAAAAGCGGCTCGATACGAAATACATCCGTTGATATAGTTCCCTTAGACGACAAATATGCTGCATCTGAAAAAATGCAGGTATTGCTGAAGCAATATCAGCAAACGTTAAAGGAGGAGGATTTGTTGAGCAACCTCCCGAAATTACCGTTGGAAGATGGAAATTTCTATATTGGGAGTTTGGCTTGCGGAACATGTCACAAGAAAATTCATGCCCATTGGAGTAATACAAGTCATCAAAAAGCATACACTACATTGTCCGATAGCGGACAACAGTATGATCCCGAATGTATACGTTGTCATACGGTTGGATTTGGATACGTCTCTGGTTTTGCAAATTATGATACAAACCGGAATCTTGCGCATGTCGGGTGCGAAAGTTGTCACGGAGCAGGCGGCAATCACATAAAAAATATCACTGATTCATATGGCAAGGTAAACGAAAATCGTTGCCTTGAATGTCACAATTTCGACCATAGTCCAAAATTTCAATACCCAAAATACTGGGAAAAAATTAAACATCCCAAAGAGATTCCTGAGGGCATGCCTGAAAATACACACGGCGGTTGA
- the galT gene encoding galactose-1-phosphate uridylyltransferase → MPDLRKDPVSGRWVIIATERAMRPNDFKIEPHAPLSADVFCPFCEGNEDKTPPEIMAYREKGSYANKKGWRVRVVPNKFPALKIEGGLNKQGVGIYDTMSGVGAHEVIIESPLHITSLTEMSIWQVEEILWTYRDRMIDLKKDKRFIYGLLFKNVGRAAGASLEHSHSQLIVTPIVPITVIHEMEGSEVFYKYRGRCLFCDMVRQELATDARIVMEGKNFIAFTPYASRFPFEIWILSKTHASHFENIQKLEVEELAKILQKTILKLEACLTYPPYNYIIHTTPFTYGEIEYYHWHIEIIPRLTNIAGFEWGSGFYINTVTPETAAEFLRNANIQNNNEDMKL, encoded by the coding sequence ATGCCAGACCTTAGAAAAGACCCTGTATCCGGTCGTTGGGTTATTATTGCGACGGAACGGGCTATGCGGCCTAACGATTTTAAGATAGAACCGCATGCCCCATTAAGTGCAGATGTGTTTTGTCCGTTTTGTGAAGGCAATGAAGACAAGACTCCTCCTGAAATTATGGCATATAGGGAAAAAGGCAGCTATGCAAATAAAAAAGGGTGGAGGGTGAGGGTTGTGCCGAATAAATTCCCGGCATTAAAAATTGAGGGGGGATTGAACAAACAAGGTGTGGGAATATACGATACCATGAGTGGCGTAGGCGCTCACGAAGTGATTATTGAAAGTCCCTTGCACATTACATCATTAACGGAAATGTCTATCTGGCAGGTGGAAGAAATATTGTGGACGTACAGGGACAGGATGATTGATTTAAAAAAGGACAAACGTTTCATTTACGGATTGTTGTTTAAAAATGTGGGAAGAGCCGCAGGCGCCTCTCTGGAGCACTCGCATTCCCAGTTAATTGTCACTCCGATTGTGCCTATTACGGTTATCCATGAAATGGAAGGATCGGAGGTATTCTACAAATACAGGGGACGTTGTTTATTTTGTGATATGGTCAGACAGGAATTAGCAACAGACGCCAGAATTGTAATGGAAGGAAAAAATTTTATAGCCTTTACGCCTTATGCCTCCCGTTTCCCCTTTGAGATTTGGATTTTGTCAAAAACGCATGCGTCTCATTTTGAAAACATACAAAAACTTGAGGTTGAGGAATTAGCAAAGATATTACAGAAAACAATATTAAAGCTGGAGGCATGTTTAACATATCCTCCTTATAATTATATTATTCACACAACGCCTTTTACCTATGGAGAAATAGAATACTATCACTGGCATATAGAGATTATTCCACGCCTGACAAACATCGCCGGATTTGAGTGGGGCAGTGGTTTTTATATTAATACGGTTACGCCTGAGACTGCCGCTGAATTTCTCAGGAATGCTAACATCCAAAACAACAATGAGGATATGAAATTGTGA
- the glgA gene encoding glycogen synthase GlgA, protein MNVVYLSSEVLPFAKSGGLADISSVIPKNLNKLGINVIVIMPFYNMVKECNCTIDKTDITFTVNIGDDAKTCCVYKSCLPGTDIPIYFLHNEHYFGRNGLYNYPGTMRNYEDNCERFIFFARSALELMLRLKPCPDIIHCNDWQTGLIPVYLKTIYGNNECFKKTRTIMTIHNLAFQGLFPADCMKYTGLDWGLFHPAYLEFYGMINFLKAGIIFSDSITTVSETYAEEIQTQEFGERLDGVLRTRSKDIYGILNGIDYSLWNPESDALIAANYSYKDLSGKHVCKKALQRKLGLPEKAVPIIAMITRLTDQKGLDLVMNIFNKLLRLDIQFVLLGSGESVYQDFFKQYAKIVPAKVSANISFNEPLAHEIEAGADIFLMPSRYEPCGLNQLYSIKYGTVPIVRHTGGLADTIFDVRHEKVYKEKANGFSFKEYNADLLYATIIRALDFYKNRSEWTKLMRNGMKQNWLWEESARKYISLYEKILRN, encoded by the coding sequence GTGAATGTAGTATATTTATCATCTGAGGTCCTTCCCTTTGCAAAATCAGGAGGGCTGGCTGATATCTCGAGTGTAATACCAAAGAATTTAAATAAATTGGGCATCAACGTTATTGTAATAATGCCATTTTATAATATGGTGAAAGAATGTAATTGCACTATAGATAAGACAGATATCACCTTTACGGTAAACATCGGAGACGATGCAAAAACCTGCTGTGTATATAAAAGTTGTCTGCCCGGCACAGATATTCCGATATATTTTTTACACAACGAACACTATTTCGGGAGAAATGGCCTGTATAACTATCCTGGTACCATGCGCAATTATGAAGATAATTGCGAACGTTTTATCTTCTTTGCCCGAAGCGCCCTGGAATTAATGCTGCGTTTAAAACCTTGTCCGGATATTATCCATTGCAACGATTGGCAGACCGGGCTTATTCCTGTTTATTTAAAGACGATATACGGGAATAACGAATGTTTTAAAAAGACACGGACGATAATGACCATTCACAACCTTGCGTTTCAGGGATTATTTCCGGCTGATTGTATGAAATATACGGGGTTAGACTGGGGTCTTTTTCACCCGGCTTATTTAGAGTTCTATGGAATGATAAATTTTCTCAAAGCAGGCATTATCTTTAGTGATAGTATTACCACCGTAAGCGAGACATATGCAGAGGAGATACAGACGCAGGAATTTGGAGAACGTCTGGATGGTGTATTGAGAACGAGGTCAAAGGATATCTATGGCATTCTTAATGGAATAGATTATTCATTATGGAATCCTGAAAGTGATGCGCTTATAGCGGCTAATTATTCGTACAAAGATCTTTCAGGCAAGCATGTCTGTAAAAAGGCCCTGCAAAGAAAGCTGGGACTGCCGGAAAAGGCTGTTCCCATAATTGCAATGATTACACGCCTGACGGATCAAAAGGGTCTGGATTTAGTAATGAATATTTTTAATAAATTGCTTAGATTGGATATACAATTCGTTTTATTAGGTTCCGGAGAATCTGTCTATCAGGATTTTTTTAAACAGTACGCTAAAATTGTCCCTGCAAAGGTTTCAGCAAATATCTCGTTTAATGAGCCACTGGCGCATGAAATTGAAGCCGGGGCAGATATTTTTTTAATGCCGTCGCGCTATGAACCGTGCGGGTTAAATCAATTATATAGCATAAAATATGGAACGGTACCGATTGTAAGACATACCGGAGGTCTTGCGGACACGATTTTTGACGTTCGTCACGAAAAAGTTTATAAAGAAAAAGCAAACGGGTTTTCATTTAAAGAATATAATGCAGATTTATTGTATGCAACAATTATACGGGCGCTTGATTTCTATAAAAATCGTTCAGAGTGGACGAAACTTATGAGAAACGGAATGAAACAGAACTGGCTATGGGAGGAAAGTGCGCGAAAGTATATCTCTCTTTATGAAAAAATTTTGAGAAATTAA